The Terriglobia bacterium genome segment CCGCCCGTCCTGCGCGGCGGAAGGTGTCGGGCCCCGAGCCGGAGCGCCACGTCCCGCCGGGACTCGGGCTGGCGAGACGGCGCCGGGTTTCGCGCCCGGGACCGAAACGGTCCGAAAGCCTGTGCTACAATGGCCCCATCGAGCGGCGAGGTGCGGCATGTCCGGTCATTCCAAGTGGAGCACGATCAAGCACAAGAAGGCGGCCCTGGACGCGAAGCGGGGCAAGATCTTCACGCGGCTCATCAAGGAACTCACCATCGCGGCGAGGATCGGGGGTGGCGACCCAACGGGGAATCCGCGCCTCAGGACGGCCGTCGCCGACGCCAAGGCGGCGAACATGCCCGCGGACAACATCAAGCGGGCGATCCAGAAGGGGACGGGAGAACTCCCCGGCGTCACCTACGAGGAAGTCGTCTACGAGGGGTACGGACCCGGCGGGGTGGCCGTCTACGTCGAGATCCTGACGGACAACAAGATGCGCACCACGCCGGAGATCCGGCACATCTTCACGAAGCACGGCGGCGATCTCGGCCAGCCCAACAGCGTCTCCTGGATGTTCGAGAAGCGGGGGCAGTTCACATTGGCGGCCAGTGCGGTCGAGGAGGACCGTCTCTTGGAGATCGTCCTCGAAGCGGGCGCCGACGACCTGGGGAGGGACGGAGACACCTTCGAGGTGACGTGCTCGCCCTCCGCCCTCAACGCGGTCCGCGAGG includes the following:
- a CDS encoding YebC/PmpR family DNA-binding transcriptional regulator, encoding MSGHSKWSTIKHKKAALDAKRGKIFTRLIKELTIAARIGGGDPTGNPRLRTAVADAKAANMPADNIKRAIQKGTGELPGVTYEEVVYEGYGPGGVAVYVEILTDNKMRTTPEIRHIFTKHGGDLGQPNSVSWMFEKRGQFTLAASAVEEDRLLEIVLEAGADDLGRDGDTFEVTCSPSALNAVREALEKAGVPTLTSGVVMAPQNVVHVDGKRVHQCLKLLESLEDQDDVQHVYANLEFDEADLEAEVS